Genomic segment of Erpetoichthys calabaricus chromosome 1 unlocalized genomic scaffold, fErpCal1.3 SUPER_1_unloc_24, whole genome shotgun sequence:
tttcagaagtcctctgctgagatggaagaatcTGCCAGAAGGATGTCCATCTCAggagcactccatcaatcaggcatctTTTAGAGATTTGCTAGATGGAAGCCCTTATTAAGTAAAAGGcatttgacaataaaaaaaactctgagacaaaaactgaacattaAGCACTTTGTCTGTCAGACCAGGCGCTGCTCGGTATCTTTGTAGCACCATTCCTGTACTGAAggttggtggtgacagcatcttACTATGGTggtgcagggacagggagactggccaGAATTGAGGGAATGCAGACAAATCCAGAGAGGTcaatgaagaaaacctgctgcagagatCACTCCACCTGAGACTGGGGTGACTGtgtaatgacccaaagcatacagtccACAACACTAGAGTGACTTCTGGACAAGtctctgaatgtccttgtgtCGGTCAACCAAAGCCCAGTCTTACaccccatagaacatgtgtggagagacccgaagatggcagtttacagacacttaccatccaatctaatggagcttgagaggatctaccaggAATAATGGGATTAACTcaacaaatccaggtgtgcaaagattATAGCCACTTAGCAAGAAGATTTAAAGCTGGAAATgcttgccaaaggggcttcttcaAAGTATTTAGTTAAGTGGCTAAACACTTGTATTAATGAGAGATTAtggtttttgatatttaataaatcctgttttcactttgtcattatgggttattcaaTGTTGATGGATAGGcgaaaatgtcaaatgtatctatttaaaattaaatatataacataGTAAAATTTGCAGAAAAAGATGGAGTTTGAATACTTTCTCAGTCCATCATTTGTTCAGCTACACAAAACTACTcatacagtttattattttttcattgcatttAAGGCCAGTGACTTAAATGTATTACTCAATTATCTTTGACTCTTTGAGTAGAAACTTCTGAATTGTTTCTGTATTTGTTTCTACACTGTTGTGGGTGtccatttatgtgaaaccagGCCTGTCCTAACCTCCCTGCTACCCTCTCTCTCCCCGATCTTTGAGTTACCTACTTATATGTCCTACCTAACACCCCCACACACTCCCACATCGGTGTCCCTCCTCATCAAATGCATCTTGTCAAGgtgtcccaatgccccataaacatGTGCCCTTCTATCCTACCCCAAGATGAGCCACTCATTTAAACTTTCTAATCCCATCAGTCTTATATGGACTGAAAGACAGAACTTTAGAGATGACCACAGTGTCGGTTCCACTCCTCAGTTTTGCACTTAACTCATGTATTGTCAAAGTGTCACTCTGTCCACACATTTGTTTTCTGGTCCAGTATGGTCAATGAGAACTAAATCCATCCCCACTAATGCCTGGAGCCTGTTCTCCCTTCCAAGGAGGTATCCCAACTGTCCATCAGGTAGACAACACACCCTACAAGAGTCTGACCACATAAGAACACAAACCTAAATCTCAATCCCTCTGATGACTGAGTCCTGTACTCTCACTGCTTTTGTCTTCCTGGGGTGACTGGTTTTCAAGTGACCCACTGGGGCTCTTCCACCACAGAATTGTAAAAATCACCGTCAAGGTCCACAAGGACCTGGAAATGGTTGTCAACTCTCAACTCTGGGTTGGAGCCCTTGGCCAGTGTCACCTGTAGCCTTGTGTGTACTGCATGTCCAACAATGACACACCTATTTCTCTCTGTCTGCTTGAAGTCTCCTCTCAGGTTCATGCTATCCTCCTAAAAGACACCTGGGCAAAATCTGTAATCTCCTATTGCTCCACAGGTTAGCCACCTCTTCAAGTTCAGTGACCCTGACTacaaggtgctggatcagctggcaagtttttttctctttttcacaagTTCTCTTTATCACTTTCAGTCCTCCATAAGACACACAGAGGTGGTGTGTCTGAATCTACAAGAACTCTGGAGGATCAGGCTTCTGGAGATCCACGCACCAGAGCTGTGGCCTTTGAGACTCGATACACAGAGCTGATGGTCATCAAACAGTTCAAAAGAACCTACAGTGAGTGGAACCATGAACTGGAGAAGATGGGAAGACAACATGCAGAGCTAATAGAGGAGCGAACAAAAGTGAAATGTGAGCGAATCTGGACTGAGCAGCTTTTTAAGAGGAGTCCAGGAAGTGAGACTGCCCCTCGCATTGTGGTGGTCAGTGGGGTGGCTGGAATCGGGAAGACCACCATGGTCCAGAAGATCATGTTTGACTGGGCCAGAGGCACTCAGTACCAGAAGTTTGCTTTTGTGTTCCTGTTTAAGTTCAGGGAGCTCAACCTACTAGACACGGAGACAGAACCACAGATGTTTCTGATCAGGCTgattgtaaggcactataaatatcTCAATGACCCAAGACTGACAGAAATCCTGAAGAAACCTGAATATCTCCTCTTTATATTTGATGGACTGGATGAGTACAAACACAAACTGGACTTCACACAggagaggttctgctcaaacccAGATGACTACTTTCCTGTCCACACCCTGGTCACCAGCCTGGTCAGAGGGACATTACTGAAGGGCTGCACAGTCCTGATAACAACCAGACCAACAGCCCTGGAGGACCTGGACATGGAGAGAGTTGATCGATTTGCAGAGATCCTGGGGTTCTTCCCTGAACAAAGGCTAATGTACTTTAAGAAGTTCTTTGGTAATGCTGATCAGGGCTCTGAGGCTTTTCAATATGTGGAGGAGAACACCATCCTGTACACCATGTGCTTCAACCCCTCGTACTGCTGGATTATTTGCTCTGTGCTGAAGAGCCACTTCATGACACCTGAAGAAGAGCGAGGAGCTGCCCCCAGAACTGTCACTGAGCTCTTTGTGATGTTCCTTCACAACATCCTCACCAATCACAAGCGAGAAGACAAGGACCAGCGAGAGGTTCTGGTCAAACTAGGACAGATGGCTTATTACGGGGTGGCTAACAAGACTCTTGTGTTTTATGACAAGATGGAGATGTCCACCTTTGGTCTCCAGCCAGTCCTGTCCTCTCCATTCCTCTCAGGGTTCCTCAAAGAAATCCTTCAGAGAGAAAGCACTCTGGAACACACAACGTACACATTCTACCACCTCACCCTGCAGGAGTTCATGGCCGCCTGCTCCTTCTACCTCAATCCATCAGAGGGCATCGAGGAGCTGCTTGAGAAGCTGGGCTCATGTAAAGATGGCCGGTTTGAGATTCTCACTCGATTTTTAGCAGGACTGGCCAGATATTCTGTATTTAAAACACTGGGGGGAGTCCTGGGGGAGTTTGAGAGGAAGACAGCAAAACAGATACTGGAgtgggtgaagaagaaagcagaagAGGCACTACATGGACGAGATAAATGTGAAGCTCTGCGAGTGTGTCAGTGGCTCTATGAGACTCAGAATAAGAGATTAATCAGAGACGCCATTGGGAAGGATTTAAAGATGGAGTTTACTAGGATGACTTTATTTCCTCTGGATGGTGCTGTGCTGGGCTCTGTCATCAACTGCTGTGGAGAACTTGAGGAGCTCAACCTGACATTCACAGAGCTCACCTCAGAGTGCATCATGAGACTGGTGCCGGGGCTCATCTGCTGCAGACGTGTCGAGTGAGTAATAAAACCTTCATGAGTTTAGTTTGACTGTCTGTGGACACTGAGGGTGACATTAGTGTGTCCATCAGAGGGTGTCAGGCCTACAAATAGACGAGGGTCCATGTCAGAACATACACTGCTGTGTGTCACAGTGGCACCTGAAAGCCACCAGAGCAGCTCAAtaacaacagaaatgaaataataatttatactCGGCTTGTttgaatgaatcattcagcacagAAGTTCACTATTAGACCCTCTTTGTTGAGAAATGAGAAAAGTACAACTGATTAGAAAGTTCTAGAAAAGTAATTTTGGTGTTATTGTTAGATATGTCTGCGCGAAAGCCTGATAAAAATAGCTAAACAGCTGCAGGAATTAATAACTTTAATCATAATAAGTAAGTTACAAATTAGTAACATGTTCAGTTTTGCAATAACGAGATTCTCCTTCATCATGGAGCATGTGAAAGATCAAATGCACCTCAGTGTCCACAGAACAGTGACAAGTGACGGGGACACAACCTGTGTGGGGTCTTCATCGATAATAAACTGCGGTTTGTACCGTGGCAGGAGATAAGCGAGCAAAACACTCCTTAGCACCCCTAATAGCGTCATTAAGCACATGACGGGGTCAGACACTGGTCAAAGATGGCACAATTACTAATTAATGTAGCAACAGTTGtattgcattcaaaaaataaagaaaatgttcatcacaggaaaaaaaataaaaatataaaaaaataataaccaatAACAAAACTCCAAAGGAAAGAATTCACATGTTGCACTCATTCAAATCAAAAACTTAggaaaaaatcatgaaataaataaattctgctCTAAGAGCCCAGCAGCCATCAACTGACTAAAGTGGCTCCCAATGGCGAGACAAACCACAGCCATCTAACCTGAGCGCTCCGTCCACTAAACCTGCGCCGCTTCTCCCAAATCTGTTCCCCTCCTGAACTGAAAATCCCCCCTCAGTCTGTTTTCACGGGGTTTGTAAATGAACCAGCTGTTAACATGCGGCCATCTTGTAATGCATTCTGGGAGCCCCCATTAATAAGAATAAAACGGTTAGCACTAATGAACTCCTCTAAGAACAAAAGGGACAACAAACCAACGTCCTCCGGCCGGTCGTCTCTCCCTGATTGctgagtttgttttatttcacctCATCACTCGTCAATCACAAATCACCAGCAGCCTCATATTGGTGTCCAACGGCAGCAGCTGCGTCCTTCACGTGCACCGTGGGTgtagtcaggaatgtggagcccCCCAGCCGTGTAAAGCCAAATCAAATCACAGTGACGCCCCACTTACATCATTCTGACTAATTATGACAACAAagtaaatactttcaaaaataagTTAAAGAAAGAACTCGCTACTAACTCAAGGTGGTCTCGTTATTTATGgttgataaaacattttaagtacaaGTGGGGCTGCAGCCTCTCACACCTAAACACTGAAACATCTTTGTATAGAAAAAAAGAttcaaaatgtaatctttttttaaaggaAACACAAGTTCCATAATTACTttcgtgggcggcacggtggagcaatggtagcgctgctgcctcgcagttaggtgatcTGGGatcgcttcctggatcctccctgcgtggagtttgcatgttctccccgtgtctgcgtgggtttcttccgggtgctccggattcctccaacagtccaaagactggTTAGGTGCATtcgcgattctaaattggccctattgtgtgcttggtgtgtttgtgtgtgtcctgcggtgggttggcaccctgcccggaattggttcctgccttgtgccctgtgttggctgggattggctcctgcagacccctgtgaccctgtgttcggattcagcgggttggaaaatggatggatggatggataattacttTGTTAACAATTTttctgggcggcacagtggcgcagtgatagcgctgccgcctcgcagttaggagacacaggttctcttcccaggtcctccctgtgtggagtttgcatgttctccccgtgtctgtgtgggtttcctccgggtgctccggtttcctcccacagtccaaagacatgcaggttaggtggattggccattctaaattgtccctagtgtgtggttggtgtgtgtgtgtgtgtgtgtgtgtgtgtgccctgtggtgggatggcgcccagcctggggattgttcctgccttgtgccctgtgttggctgggattggctccagcagacccccgtgaccctgtgttagggtatagcaggttggataatgactgacaatttttctgaaaataaaacacgttttttaataaacttgacaTAAAACACACTATGACTCATCTAATAATTGAAGTGCCAGTCTGAGGGGGCTGCCATTGTGCCAGTGCCCTCCACAGAAGAGTCGTCGTCTGTCACTGACATCACGTGTGCTGTAGAATGTAAAGTAATCATACCTGAGTGCTCAGTTATTATACGTGTGCTGCGGTCATATTAatacttttttaaagtaatttatatCCTGTGCCCAGTATGTCATGAAAGTGTAAAGTgatatctttataaattaaaatgctgATTATAAAGAGCGTAGAGCTGGCGGAGAATAAACAGCTTGTAGCAGAATCTTTGTGGTGAGCAGTCGGTGATGAAGGAGTCCGAGTTGACCATGAAGAGGCGCCATGAAGAGACAGCACTGACCCTCAAACACTTCAGAGACCCTTCTGTGCTGCTAAAGTCCATCAGTCCAAGTGCTCGGCCGCCCGCCGGTGAGTGGAGGTGAAGGTCCAGCCTTGGAGTGTCGCCCAGAGCTGAGCGGAGTACAATACAATagcatacagtgtgtgtgtgtatagcgcAGCGACAGACTCTCAGGTGAGGAttgatgatcataaatatacaattaGCACAAGTAAAGAAAGAGATttgtaaaacacacagaaaacaacggAGAGAGTGAGCTACAGgaatggaaaacaacaaaatctgtcaACTAATTGATTGTTGAACTCTGGTCTGGttattcaaaaaaatgaaaaaagcagatttgtatttcatttcagtttgttttctgtttgcaattttaatttcagtttagtttttatttttcactcttttattttcactttattttgtttaacataacactttctcaccacttcagtttcagttttcattaaCAATCCTAACCTCTGAACTCCGGCTGTCTGCACTCCTACTGTAGAAATATGGAGTTCACCTCTGGAACTCGTTTTAGTCAAAGTGATCCTTCACGGGGGGGCAGCACAGAGGTGAGCACTGCTACCCCACATCTCCAGGCCGCAGGGTCAAATCCCACCCTCTTCACTGACTACTTAAGGTCTTTAGGGTGTAAAGCAGTTCAGAAGTAAACCCCCCGATGATCGTCACGTAGCTGACTGGCCTGTCCATACGACAGcaggacattagcagcagatttgTGATGGAGTCACACCTGAGAGTCGACACCATCAGGACTGGCAGCCCTGACACCATGTGGTGTGCCAGCTTTGTGTGGTCAGCAGTGACATGAGAAGGTCATCAGTCTGACCACTTCATGGGCTCACATGTCAATTGTCACTTTATATTTACTAACTGACTGAATGTCTTGTCTGAATTCTAGTAATCTACTGACTGCCACCTCTAATCTGACAgccatatttaaaatgtttctaaattcACAAACCAAATCCTCAATAGATGGACAGCACTGTGACTTGTCTTGTCACTGTGAATGTCCATTCAGGTGGCTTCTCATCAAGCAATGACATCAAATGACCAACATGAGCTGATTTCTAAAATCAGGATTTCACTGACAATCAAACACGTCCTTTGCTAATTCAAACATCCCCTCCATCTTTAGGGTCTCCAGTAAAACAAATCACATGAGGACTGGCTGGTCCTTTACGTGACTCCCACCAGCTACTGGCAGACCACCAGCACCTTGATTTATGTGAGCACTTGAAGTAGAAAGATCAGTTAGAGTTTGTCACAAAGTAGTTGTGATTTGTGTCATCAGGTTCTTTAAATCTTTAACCTCTCCCTAGAGGGGCTTCATATCTTTGGAAACCCGTCTTCTCTCACTGAGTCACTCATTTTAAATGATCTGAtcaaaatggcaaaaagaaaaggGACTGAGAGAAAGATGGGAATTGAGAGCCAGAAGAGCAGATCAGAACTGAAAGATCAAAAAGCCGAGTGTCAGAACTAAAAGTGAAATCCAAACTCGCAGTCGAAACACAAAGCACCAGTTGTGACGTCTGACTGTTAAACACACGTCTGCTTATTCTTTATGTCACATCCACAAACTCAGATAACGCAGAAGTCTAATGGACTGAACTTTATACTCCTTGGTCTTTGACAAAACGCTTAGTGTGACCCTGAGTGTCACTTTGTAGCAACTCCTTTACAACAGACACACAGAATAGTGACACACAAGAACTGAAGAGGGCgtcaaaggaaaatataaaatataatcaacTACATCAAAGTGTAAAGAATTTGGAAGAAGTCataacagaaataacacaaaaacactaaagaacaagaaaaactgaaatatatttgcaataataaaaaaataaacgcaAATCATAACAATAACAGAGTGGGACAAGCATGTGGTACAAGACCACTGAGCAGCTCACCTCAGCCTTGGGGCTTTTGAGAAGTCTGACACTCCCCAAGTCCTGCAGTCTGCAGCCTGACAAAGGCCTGAAATGTGGTGCTGACTTGTCAGCTGACCTCGTCTTTGGCTCATCTTCTCGTCGGCCATTAAGAAGATTTCAGTTGTCAGTCGAGCACACAAACTGAACTCAGTGTGTCCTCCCTGTTGGAGATCTGCAGCACTTCAGAGTTTGTCCAACACAATAATAATGTTTAACAACACAATAATCAAACAATTCAGTCAGTCGATATTTTTAGGTCATCTAAAGACACCAAAGTGTCCCATTTGATCAAAGGCCTGATAAATCAAATTCACTGAGATGGCCGCCTTCTCTTCACACCTTCTCAGGCTGACTGACAGCTCATGTCCCACCTCCTCTGTCATTTTGGCCAATCCTGATTCCCAGTTCTGTGGCCCGGTGGCTGAGGTGCCACACTTGACATCCCAGTGACGCGGGTTCAGTTCCTGCCTGTCAcatgctgtgtgaccctgagtgagtcacatcacctgtctgtgctcagaGTAAGAATACAAGGAGAGAGCTGGACATGTAAAGTGACTTTggattgaaaggcgctatataaaataaaggcgaTGGCTTTGtctcttttcatattttttatctgCAATATCTTCATCAATATTTGCACACAAATTCTAATTTGTAAACTGTGTCCATTTGTCCACTTTGTCACAGTGACactcaaacacatttttattctttatttgattttgatttttctgtatCTTATTATTTcaatggccctagtgtgtgcttggtgtgtgggtgtgtttgtgtgtgtcctgcggtggattggcaccttggccgggattggttccctgccttgtgccctgtgttggctgggattggctccagcagacccccgtgaccctgtgttcggattcagcgggttggaaaatggatggatggattattatttcaTCCTCtctgttatttattattcagttttataacTTTGGTGCTTAAGTGGCCATGAAGAGCAGAAGCCTGTCCAGGGTCATATTCTCTACTGACCACCAAAGCTCTTCAGTCCACCATGTCTGTGACAGCTGGTGTGTGCAGTGACAGTAAGAGAGACCCTCGCTATGACACAACAAGGCCGTCACCTTGAACCCGTGTCACCAGCCGGCTGAGTGGAGTTTGTCCATTGAGCTCAGGTGGCTGATAGGCCTTCAAGAATATGACTGGACACAGTGGAGCGTCACTGTGAGCAGCCAGTAACCCTCTGTGTGTCCCTCCTGGACTGGACTGTCATGTCCTCCCGTGTCCCATCACCTCTCCTGTCACCTCTCCCTtgtcacttatttatttttgggctcgttgtgtttttttgttctcttGTTTGTGTTGTAAATTTGTGACTAGCACTCTATAAAATAAAGGCTGACTGATTTACAGCTGCTGTCACTGAACATCTGGAGAGGCTGACATTTGTAAATGGCCTCCTGTCAATCATTTCAGTTGTGTCCTCACCCTGAGTCCTGAATGAGGGACAGAAATCTGAGTTTGTCACTCGGCTGTCACCAACTCAGAGAAGAGCATCTGAACACTCAAGTGGAGGACAAGGTCAGTCATGCTGTGTGACACTCCTGTCCAGTGTGACGGCTGATGTCCTCTCATCACTCAGGGTAACCTGACAGACAGAAGATTCttcaggtatatagcgccttgaaggGCAGCATTGGTGTGGAGTTCAAATTGTGTTTCAGTTCAAATGCTAGCAGCAGCCTGCTGTTCAGTGACACACCTGAGCATCCAGCTGTGCTTGTGGTCATCATGTCACTTATTGAGACCACAgacggtctgtctgtctgtctatctgtccacatgtcctcacttctctctcttgttTTCCACAGCCTGTTTTATTGTTgtctcacctccagatgttgctcagctctctcctcagctctttctgcTCCACACTCACGACTGACTGAACTGGATCTGAGCAGCAATGACAACATGGAGGACTCAGGAGtggatcagctgtgtgaggggctgaggagtgaaaactgcaaattagagaaactgatGTAAGTGAACAACAACAGTGTGTGAGTctttgtgagagtgtgtgtgtgtgtgtgtgtgtgtgtgtgtgtgtgtgtgtgtgtgtgtgtgtgtgtgtctgtgtgttttgttgAATTGTATTTCTGCTGACTTTATGGCTCTGACTGTTTTACCCCCCACAGTACAAACGCTGTGTTTAATCAGGACAGACTGTAGTGTCAGatttggacagacagacagatggatgtgaGGTGGACTCAcagtaaataatttaaagtaGCATTGTGACCCTGAGACCCTCCCCCACAATGGCCACTGTCACCATTCTCTCCATCcagtctttaattttctttcttgtcCCACAATGCCACACTTAATCTTGTCCCCCATCCCACTTTGTCACTTTCCTCCCTCAcactcctctgatgtcctcactaAAGTTTGTTAAAGTCACTGAAACAGAATAAGAAGGAGAAACACTGTGAGTGGGGACAGAAGAGCTGACCAGAGTGGCTGTGGACAAACTGGAGGAGGACTGAGGTGACAGAACAATGAGTGCAGGACATCAGAGGTAAGGAGagacaagagaaagagagaaaagtcaaaagagaaataaaacaagaagatTAGGAGATGGAGTGAGAGCTGAACATACAAAAGAACAGGAAGAAAGGCTGACAGCAGCAGTAGGAGTTACCAGCCAACCacagcatggagtctgcatgtcctcctagtgtctgtatgggtttcctccagcaACTCTGGTCTCCTTTAACAGTCCAAAGGTCTTCATGTTAGGTTGAACCTGAGTCCACAGTCAATGATCTGAGTTTACCAAACACCACAAATTTCATTCAACTGAATGAACAAACAACTGACTGGTCAGCAGAaacacaaagcattatgggaaaCAGAAGGAGTGGGAGAAAGATTGAAGGTTGAACTTTAACTCTatctgatgttttatgttgaagTTTGTTTTCCTGCTTTATTACAAATCAATAGAAGGACTAAAATAACTTAACTCAACACCACTGAGATCTTTAGTGGATGGAGGTCAGCTGGTCAATAACACCGGTCAGCGTGTCAGGTCTGAATGGCCGAGGAcagaagtgtcacatgtcagTGTTGTCCTCACTGTCCATTATGTCATTGATCCTAAAGTCCGGTCCAGTCAGTGTCCTTAACAGTGTCACAATAAACACACAGAGTGTCCTCATCATCTGGTtagtgtgacatcaggagagtCCATCAGGATAAACAGTCGAGCATCAAGCTCTCTAGTGTCTACAAGTGACCCTCATTCTGCATGGCATCCTACAAATCAGACAAagtgtcttcaattcaaatcagTTTTATTGTCCTAAGAGGGTAATTTAGTTTTTCATCAGGTTTTACAGAGGAGACCACAACATAATGTTAAGGACACGTCACAAAGTACACAGCCATCAAACATAAacttagtacaaataaataaaatatagcagtgaGTGTAATACGTCTGGTAGAACATATTAGGCATAAAAATTAAACCGACATTTACTTTTAACTGATGATTGATGCAAATGCTGCTCTTCATCATCTCATGATTTAAGGATATGggtgtttattaaaatttaatttatttagatgatTAATAGCAGTTGGAGTGACACAGAATTTGAACTGGTTGCCTTTTTTCCCGTGAACTTTCAAACTGTGACCTGATGATGAAACCTGAATTGTGAATGTGGCGGACGAGTCGTGTCTGACAGAAGACCCTCTGCTGTTTGTAACACTTGATTGTTAAACACGTCTGTGAGATTGGACTGTCCAGtccttgttattttatttctccaTTTTACAGTTtggtttatttctctttttgtttttgacattaagATATCCAAACCAGGCTAGCAGTTTATAAATACAAGCAG
This window contains:
- the LOC114645172 gene encoding NACHT, LRR and PYD domains-containing protein 3-like isoform X5; its protein translation is MSEDGLCKKFVSMISIKGRSEKDIAALSGLTHKFPKVIQTFSHEDLLKITEFYKPHLAYVIEYDIRSILQNLATKNILTNDEAKRFKAKEEREGRAGVESFISDIMKMDSVVLVSLWEALAEELVRFPSPNMTRILKEVTEGGPDHLMNIQASLLPTPIDARIKVLHKTHRGGVSESTRTLEDQASGDPRTRAVAFETRYTELMVIKQFKRTYSEWNHELEKMGRQHAELIEERTKVKCERIWTEQLFKRSPGSETAPRIVVVSGVAGIGKTTMVQKIMFDWARGTQYQKFAFVFLFKFRELNLLDTETEPQMFLIRLIVRHYKYLNDPRLTEILKKPEYLLFIFDGLDEYKHKLDFTQERFCSNPDDYFPVHTLVTSLVRGTLLKGCTVLITTRPTALEDLDMERVDRFAEILGFFPEQRLMYFKKFFGNADQGSEAFQYVEENTILYTMCFNPSYCWIICSVLKSHFMTPEEERGAAPRTVTELFVMFLHNILTNHKREDKDQREVLVKLGQMAYYGVANKTLVFYDKMEMSTFGLQPVLSSPFLSGFLKEILQRESTLEHTTYTFYHLTLQEFMAACSFYLNPSEGIEELLEKLGSCKDGRFEILTRFLAGLARYSVFKTLGGVLGEFERKTAKQILEWVKKKAEEALHGRDKCEALRVCQWLYETQNKRLIRDAIGKDLKMEFTRMTLFPLDGAVLGSVINCCGELEELNLTFTELTSECIMRLVPGLICCRRVDLFYCCLTSRCCSALSSALSAPHSRLTELDLSSNDNMEDSGVDQLCEGLRSENCKLEKLILSDCGLTSRCCSALSSALSSPHSQLTELNLSNNNNMEDSGVDQLCEGLRSENCKLEKLSLSQCRLTSRCCSALSSALSSPHSRLTELNLSNNNMEDSGVDQLCEGLRSENCKFETVRLGGNKISQSKKMDLWSLQEELNKTGRQVNISTW
- the LOC114645172 gene encoding NACHT, LRR and PYD domains-containing protein 3-like isoform X1, which produces MSEDGLCKKFVSMISIKGRSEKDIAALSGLTHKFPKVIQTFSHEDLLKITEFYKPHLAYVIEYDIRSILQNLATKNILTNDEAKRFKAKEEREGRAGVESFISDIMKMDSVVLVSLWEALAEELVRFPSPNMTRILKEVTEGGPDHLMNIQASLLPTPIDARIKVLHKTHRGGVSESTRTLEDQASGDPRTRAVAFETRYTELMVIKQFKRTYSEWNHELEKMGRQHAELIEERTKVKCERIWTEQLFKRSPGSETAPRIVVVSGVAGIGKTTMVQKIMFDWARGTQYQKFAFVFLFKFRELNLLDTETEPQMFLIRLIVRHYKYLNDPRLTEILKKPEYLLFIFDGLDEYKHKLDFTQERFCSNPDDYFPVHTLVTSLVRGTLLKGCTVLITTRPTALEDLDMERVDRFAEILGFFPEQRLMYFKKFFGNADQGSEAFQYVEENTILYTMCFNPSYCWIICSVLKSHFMTPEEERGAAPRTVTELFVMFLHNILTNHKREDKDQREVLVKLGQMAYYGVANKTLVFYDKMEMSTFGLQPVLSSPFLSGFLKEILQRESTLEHTTYTFYHLTLQEFMAACSFYLNPSEGIEELLEKLGSCKDGRFEILTRFLAGLARYSVFKTLGGVLGEFERKTAKQILEWVKKKAEEALHGRDKCEALRVCQWLYETQNKRLIRDAIGKDLKMEFTRMTLFPLDGAVLGSVINCCGELEELNLTFTELTSECIMRLVPGLICCRRVDLFYCCLTSRCCSALSSALSAPHSRLTELDLSSNDNMEDSGVDQLCEGLRSENCKLEKLILSDCGLTSRCCSALSSALSSPHSQLTELNLSNNNNMEDSGVDQLCEGLRSENCKLEKLSLYRCCLTSRCCSALSSALSAPHSRLTELNLSVNNMEDSGVDQLCEGLRSKNCKLKKLNLCCCDLTYRCCSALSSALSSPHSRLTELDLSFNKMEDSGVDQLCEWLRSENCKLEALNLSQCRLTSRCCSALSSALSSPHSRLTELNLSNNNMEDSGVDQLCEGLRSENCKFETVRLGGNKISQSKKMDLWSLQEELNKTGRQVNISTW
- the LOC114645172 gene encoding NACHT, LRR and PYD domains-containing protein 3-like isoform X4 — encoded protein: MSEDGLCKKFVSMISIKGRSEKDIAALSGLTHKFPKVIQTFSHEDLLKITEFYKPHLAYVIEYDIRSILQNLATKNILTNDEAKRFKAKEEREGRAGVESFISDIMKMDSVVLVSLWEALAEELVRFPSPNMTRILKEVTEGGPDHLMNIQASLLPTPIDARIKVLHKTHRGGVSESTRTLEDQASGDPRTRAVAFETRYTELMVIKQFKRTYSEWNHELEKMGRQHAELIEERTKVKCERIWTEQLFKRSPGSETAPRIVVVSGVAGIGKTTMVQKIMFDWARGTQYQKFAFVFLFKFRELNLLDTETEPQMFLIRLIVRHYKYLNDPRLTEILKKPEYLLFIFDGLDEYKHKLDFTQERFCSNPDDYFPVHTLVTSLVRGTLLKGCTVLITTRPTALEDLDMERVDRFAEILGFFPEQRLMYFKKFFGNADQGSEAFQYVEENTILYTMCFNPSYCWIICSVLKSHFMTPEEERGAAPRTVTELFVMFLHNILTNHKREDKDQREVLVKLGQMAYYGVANKTLVFYDKMEMSTFGLQPVLSSPFLSGFLKEILQRESTLEHTTYTFYHLTLQEFMAACSFYLNPSEGIEELLEKLGSCKDGRFEILTRFLAGLARYSVFKTLGGVLGEFERKTAKQILEWVKKKAEEALHGRDKCEALRVCQWLYETQNKRLIRDAIGKDLKMEFTRMTLFPLDGAVLGSVINCCGELEELNLTFTELTSECIMRLVPGLICCRRVDLFYCCLTSRCCSALSSALSAPHSRLTELDLSSNDNMEDSGVDQLCEGLRSENCKLEKLILYRCCLTSRCCSALSSALSAPHSRLTELNLSVNNMEDSGVDQLCEGLRSKNCKLKKLNLCCCDLTYRCCSALSSALSSPHSRLTELDLSFNKMEDSGVDQLCEWLRSENCKLEALNLSQCRLTSRCCSALSSALSSPHSRLTELNLSNNNMEDSGVDQLCEGLRSENCKFETVRLGGNKISQSKKMDLWSLQEELNKTGRQVNISTW